A window of Novosphingobium terrae contains these coding sequences:
- a CDS encoding GMC oxidoreductase, translating to MFDAIVIGSGMSGGIAAKELCERGLKVLIIERGRKLEHGSSYTDWMQPWDLPNAGSIPEEELAKDYPIQRQCYAVNSATKDLWVKDSQHPYESAEGKPFSWIRGYHLGGRSIMWGRQTYRFSEMDFSANARDGHGIDWPIRYADLAPWYDKVETFIGVSGAKEGLPQLPDGQFLPAMAMTDTEKLFKEAVEKSFPGRKVIQGRCAHLTEPQPHHIELGRNPCQYRSLCERGCSFGAYHSSLSSSLPAAERTGNLTIVTDAIAHSIITDPKTGKATGVRIIDQNTKEKRVYEARVIFLCASTIGTAQVLLNSRSDAHPRGLANGSDQVGRNLMDHVYGPTVAGVMNGPDTYHRGRRPNGIYIPRYRNLEADDTGYHRGYGYQGGVMREGWRPIADGEPGVGADLKNRVRHPGPWSVRLSGFGEMLPDPNNRVTLHATKTDEWGIPQLTIDCAHGENDKELGRRMLEDAKAMLIAAGATITGESGRLHPPGLGIHEMGTARMGRDPKTSVLNGFNQAHEVPNLFITDGAAMTSSGCQNPSLTYMAMSARAAYHASEFMKAGTI from the coding sequence ATGTTCGACGCCATTGTCATCGGCTCGGGGATGAGCGGCGGGATCGCCGCCAAGGAATTATGCGAAAGGGGCCTGAAGGTCCTGATCATCGAGCGCGGGCGCAAGCTGGAGCATGGCTCCTCCTACACCGACTGGATGCAGCCCTGGGACCTGCCCAACGCAGGCAGCATTCCCGAAGAGGAGCTGGCCAAGGACTACCCGATCCAGCGTCAGTGCTATGCGGTCAACAGCGCCACCAAGGACCTGTGGGTCAAGGATAGCCAGCATCCTTACGAAAGCGCTGAAGGCAAGCCTTTTTCCTGGATCAGGGGCTATCATCTGGGTGGCCGCTCGATCATGTGGGGGCGCCAGACCTACCGCTTTTCCGAGATGGATTTCTCCGCCAATGCCCGTGACGGCCATGGCATCGACTGGCCGATCCGCTACGCCGATCTGGCGCCATGGTATGACAAGGTGGAGACCTTCATCGGCGTCTCGGGCGCCAAGGAAGGCCTGCCGCAGCTGCCCGATGGCCAGTTCCTGCCCGCCATGGCGATGACCGACACGGAAAAGCTGTTCAAGGAGGCCGTTGAAAAGAGCTTCCCCGGTCGCAAGGTGATTCAGGGCCGCTGCGCTCACCTCACCGAGCCACAGCCGCATCATATCGAGCTGGGGCGCAACCCCTGCCAGTATCGTTCGCTGTGTGAGCGCGGCTGCAGCTTCGGAGCCTATCATTCCAGCCTGTCCTCCTCGCTGCCGGCGGCGGAGCGGACCGGCAATCTCACCATCGTCACCGATGCCATTGCCCATTCCATCATCACCGATCCCAAGACGGGCAAGGCGACCGGCGTGCGGATCATCGATCAGAATACAAAGGAGAAACGCGTCTATGAGGCGCGGGTGATCTTCCTTTGCGCCTCCACCATCGGCACCGCGCAGGTGCTGCTCAATTCGCGCAGCGATGCCCATCCGCGCGGGCTGGCCAATGGCTCGGATCAGGTCGGGCGCAATCTGATGGACCATGTCTATGGCCCCACCGTGGCAGGCGTGATGAACGGGCCTGACACCTATCATCGCGGGCGCCGCCCCAATGGCATCTACATCCCGCGCTACCGCAATCTGGAGGCGGACGACACCGGCTACCATCGCGGTTACGGCTATCAGGGCGGGGTGATGCGCGAGGGCTGGCGCCCCATCGCCGATGGCGAGCCGGGTGTGGGTGCGGATTTGAAGAACCGCGTGCGCCATCCCGGGCCATGGTCGGTGCGGCTGTCAGGCTTTGGCGAGATGCTGCCCGATCCGAACAACCGCGTCACGCTGCATGCCACCAAGACTGATGAATGGGGCATTCCGCAGCTCACCATCGATTGCGCTCATGGCGAGAATGACAAGGAACTGGGCCGCCGCATGCTGGAGGATGCCAAGGCCATGCTGATCGCGGCGGGCGCCACCATCACCGGGGAAAGCGGGAGGCTGCATCCGCCGGGGTTGGGCATTCACGAAATGGGCACGGCGCGTATGGGGCGTGACCCGAAAACCTCGGTTTTGAATGGTTTCAACCAGGCGCATGAGGTGCCCAACCTGTTCATCACCGATGGCGCGGCCATGACGTCGAGCGGGTGTCAAAATCCCTCGCTCACCTATATGGCCATGTCGGCGCGCGCGGCCTATCATGCCAGTGAGTTTATGAAAGCCGGTACGATTTAA
- a CDS encoding LacI family DNA-binding transcriptional regulator — protein sequence MVTIRDIAKRAGVSVATVSRTLREPEAVRPVRRERVREAIEEMNYVPDAVARQLRRRTNETIIVIVPEIANPFFSGIVQSIENVAHDLGYRVLIGETQGKQERLDYYADLVLTRVADGLILLGSLLPRIVTAALEAGRQESPIPLVLACERFDGLDCPNVTIDNVAAAQLAVRHLIEQGCKRIATITGPLDNTLGLDRLQGYQAALAAAGLPSAAQWQVEGSFSIESGHAAMHQLLDTGPMPDSVFCANDEMAIGAMQAVRERGLMIPRAMAIVGFDDLRFGAYAAPPLTTIRQPTNELGEVAIRMMDAVLHKRPLEQRLVVLPHSLVPRESTARI from the coding sequence TTGGTCACCATCCGCGATATTGCGAAGCGTGCAGGGGTCTCCGTAGCAACCGTGTCGCGCACCCTGCGCGAGCCCGAGGCCGTGCGCCCTGTCCGGCGGGAGCGGGTGCGGGAAGCCATCGAGGAAATGAACTATGTCCCCGATGCCGTTGCCCGCCAGCTGCGGCGGCGCACCAATGAGACGATCATCGTCATCGTGCCGGAGATCGCCAATCCCTTCTTCTCCGGCATTGTGCAAAGCATTGAAAATGTCGCCCATGATCTGGGTTACCGGGTGCTGATCGGGGAAACGCAGGGCAAGCAGGAAAGGCTGGACTATTACGCAGATCTGGTGCTGACCCGCGTGGCGGATGGTTTGATCCTGCTCGGCTCGCTGCTGCCGCGCATTGTGACGGCGGCTCTGGAGGCGGGGCGGCAGGAATCGCCCATTCCGCTGGTGCTGGCCTGCGAGCGTTTCGATGGGCTGGATTGCCCGAATGTCACCATCGATAATGTGGCGGCGGCGCAGTTGGCGGTGCGCCATCTGATCGAGCAGGGCTGCAAGCGGATCGCGACGATCACCGGGCCTCTGGACAACACGCTCGGTCTGGATCGTTTACAGGGCTATCAGGCGGCTTTGGCGGCGGCGGGGCTGCCCAGCGCAGCGCAATGGCAGGTGGAGGGCAGCTTCTCCATCGAATCCGGCCATGCGGCCATGCATCAGCTGCTCGACACCGGTCCGATGCCCGACAGCGTGTTTTGTGCAAATGATGAAATGGCCATCGGCGCGATGCAGGCTGTCCGCGAGCGTGGCCTGATGATCCCGCGGGCGATGGCCATCGTGGGCTTCGATGATCTGCGCTTCGGGGCCTATGCCGCACCGCCCTTGACCACAATTCGCCAGCCAACCAATGAGTTGGGCGAGGTGGCGATCAGGATGATGGACGCCGTTTTGCATAAGCGCCCTCTGGAGCAGAGGCTGGTGGTACTCCCTCACAGTCTGGTGCCGCGCGAGTCTACGGCCCGGATTTGA
- a CDS encoding sensor domain-containing protein, with the protein MLHETIEPYLTQADVEAMELSIGRIAFARDGTILRVNERCLALFDYAGWELVGRNRSIFRPAASGQNEPDAIDRAFASGQPFFGDMRQIRRDGTPLWTEVSCIPIRNMGGPVDEVIMLVRDVTDRRMAAVDDAGQIAAINTSQAVIHFAMNGTILHANDKFLAATGYRLEDIVGQHHRMFVDRAEALDPAYESFWEGLRNGTHASGEYRRLGKDGRAVWLRATYNPIFDLEGRPFKIVKYAVDVTPEKKQTADFHGQIAAIDKSQCVVTFAPDGTILDANRNFLDAVGYSMAELEGRHHRMFVDPAHAHSLDYEIFWSDLVAGHHRSGEFRRIGRDKREIWFQAIYSPVLDQEGRPFKIVKYATAVTREKLRQADHQGQIAAIHKSQSVVSFDMDGMILDANDNFLDLTGYRLSQVRGHHHRMFVAPEERDGEAYAAFWRDLAAGQYKSGEFKRISHDGREIWLQASYNPILDMNGRPFKVVKNAVDVTEQKLRQGDYEGQIAAIHKSQAVVSFALDGTILDANDNFLTLMGYALPDVVGRHHQMFLHAETAAGAEYEAFWAQLRQGRFMSAKFRRRARDGSEVWIQASYNPIYDLNGQPFKIVKIATDITADVSLAADLSRAQREVQHDAATGLPNRLGLRTFMREILAATDSELALFYLDLDHFKPINDTFGHDVGDLVLRTVAARLKGAIGAGQMAARIGGDEFVVAAANLQRAQIVELAEQLIETVSQPIAHGDRWLEVGLSIGIALTPQDTLEEDELFRFADVALYRSKGRQRGSFTFYAEDAEDSAEAERHLAHDMLFAIKSRQFDLACTPRLSESGRLAIELQPRWNHPSLGRLGTEAFLRVAECSGLIVPLGDWMLRTACKLARDMPEATLCIPIYPRQLLGSDLPELLMLALRESGLKASRFELRLERGTARVNPESLNADLIRLRAMGVTVVADDVFLDQEALASRALWSSDRVIVDTRLRGLLRRQSHPLIEAIEAAEAVEFPFGTRRFDMDADHGLHSFTLLEPVASGDIAKVLRHALAEQPVPLAVSR; encoded by the coding sequence ATGCTTCACGAGACGATCGAACCCTATCTGACACAGGCCGATGTAGAGGCCATGGAACTGAGCATCGGGCGCATCGCCTTCGCCCGCGACGGCACCATCCTGCGCGTGAACGAGCGCTGCCTCGCCCTGTTTGACTACGCAGGCTGGGAACTGGTGGGGCGCAACCGCAGCATCTTCCGCCCCGCCGCCTCCGGCCAGAATGAGCCCGACGCCATCGATCGCGCCTTCGCCAGCGGCCAGCCCTTCTTCGGCGATATGCGGCAGATCCGGCGTGACGGCACGCCGCTGTGGACCGAGGTCTCCTGCATCCCGATCCGCAATATGGGCGGGCCCGTCGATGAGGTGATCATGCTGGTGCGCGATGTCACCGACCGGCGGATGGCGGCGGTAGACGATGCCGGGCAGATCGCCGCGATCAACACCTCGCAGGCGGTCATCCATTTTGCGATGAACGGCACGATCCTGCATGCCAATGACAAGTTCCTCGCCGCCACGGGCTACCGGCTTGAGGATATCGTCGGCCAGCATCACCGTATGTTCGTGGATCGGGCCGAAGCGCTTGATCCGGCCTATGAAAGCTTCTGGGAGGGGCTGCGCAATGGAACGCATGCCTCTGGCGAATATCGCAGGCTTGGCAAGGATGGGCGGGCGGTGTGGCTGCGCGCCACCTACAACCCCATCTTCGATCTGGAGGGGCGCCCTTTCAAGATCGTGAAATATGCCGTCGATGTCACGCCCGAGAAAAAGCAGACCGCCGATTTCCATGGCCAGATCGCGGCCATCGACAAGTCGCAATGCGTGGTCACCTTCGCGCCGGATGGCACGATCCTCGATGCCAACCGCAATTTCCTCGATGCCGTGGGCTATTCGATGGCGGAGCTGGAGGGGCGGCATCATCGCATGTTCGTCGATCCTGCCCATGCCCACAGCCTCGACTATGAGATTTTCTGGAGCGATCTGGTTGCCGGGCACCATCGCAGCGGGGAGTTCCGCCGCATCGGGCGCGACAAGCGGGAAATCTGGTTTCAGGCGATCTATAGCCCGGTGCTGGATCAGGAGGGGCGTCCCTTCAAGATCGTCAAATATGCCACCGCCGTCACGCGCGAAAAGCTGCGTCAGGCCGATCATCAGGGGCAGATCGCCGCGATCCACAAGTCGCAGAGCGTCGTTTCCTTCGACATGGACGGCATGATCCTCGACGCCAATGACAATTTCCTTGATCTGACGGGTTATCGCCTCTCGCAGGTGCGTGGCCATCACCATCGCATGTTCGTTGCGCCCGAGGAGCGCGATGGCGAGGCCTATGCCGCCTTCTGGCGCGACCTTGCCGCCGGCCAGTACAAGAGCGGCGAGTTCAAGCGCATCAGCCATGACGGGCGCGAGATCTGGCTTCAGGCCTCCTACAACCCCATTCTCGATATGAACGGGCGGCCCTTCAAGGTTGTGAAGAATGCCGTCGACGTGACCGAGCAGAAGCTGCGCCAGGGCGATTATGAGGGGCAGATTGCCGCGATCCACAAGTCGCAGGCGGTGGTGTCCTTCGCGCTCGACGGCACGATCCTCGATGCCAATGACAATTTCCTGACGCTGATGGGCTATGCCTTGCCCGATGTGGTGGGCCGCCATCATCAGATGTTCCTCCATGCCGAGACGGCGGCAGGCGCTGAATATGAGGCGTTCTGGGCTCAGCTGCGGCAGGGGCGTTTCATGTCCGCCAAGTTCCGCCGCCGCGCGCGCGATGGGTCGGAGGTGTGGATTCAGGCCTCCTACAATCCGATCTATGACCTTAACGGTCAGCCCTTCAAGATCGTGAAGATCGCCACCGATATCACCGCCGATGTCTCGCTGGCTGCCGATCTGTCGCGCGCCCAGCGCGAGGTGCAGCATGATGCCGCCACCGGCCTGCCCAACCGCCTCGGCCTGCGCACCTTCATGCGCGAGATACTGGCGGCCACGGACAGCGAACTGGCGCTGTTTTACCTCGACCTCGATCATTTCAAGCCGATCAACGACACCTTCGGCCATGATGTGGGCGATCTGGTCCTGCGCACGGTCGCGGCGCGTCTGAAAGGGGCCATCGGCGCCGGGCAGATGGCCGCGCGCATCGGCGGCGATGAATTCGTGGTGGCCGCCGCCAATCTGCAACGCGCGCAAATCGTGGAACTGGCCGAGCAGCTGATTGAGACCGTCTCGCAGCCCATCGCCCATGGCGACCGCTGGCTGGAGGTGGGCCTGTCCATCGGCATCGCCCTGACCCCGCAGGACACGCTGGAAGAGGACGAGCTTTTTCGCTTCGCCGATGTGGCGCTGTACCGCTCCAAGGGCAGGCAGCGCGGCAGCTTCACCTTTTATGCCGAGGATGCTGAGGACTCCGCCGAGGCGGAGCGCCATCTGGCGCATGACATGCTCTTTGCCATCAAGTCCCGGCAGTTCGATCTGGCCTGCACGCCGCGCCTCTCGGAAAGCGGCAGGCTGGCCATCGAACTGCAGCCTCGCTGGAACCACCCCAGCCTTGGCCGCCTCGGCACGGAGGCCTTTTTGCGCGTGGCGGAATGCAGCGGGCTGATCGTGCCTCTGGGCGACTGGATGCTGCGCACGGCCTGCAAGCTGGCCAGGGACATGCCCGAGGCGACGCTCTGCATTCCGATCTATCCCAGGCAGCTGCTGGGCAGTGATCTGCCCGAACTGCTGATGCTGGCCCTGCGCGAGAGCGGGCTGAAGGCCAGCCGCTTCGAACTAAGGCTGGAACGCGGCACCGCTCGCGTCAATCCGGAAAGCCTGAACGCCGATTTGATCCGGCTGCGCGCCATGGGCGTAACGGTGGTGGCTGACGATGTCTTTCTCGATCAGGAGGCGCTGGCCTCTCGTGCCTTATGGAGCAGTGACCGCGTGATCGTGGACACGCGCCTGCGCGGCTTGCTCCGTCGCCAGTCGCATCCTTTGATCGAGGCGATCGAAGCTGCCGAAGCCGTGGAGTTTCCCTTCGGCACGCGCCGGTTCGATATGGACGCGGATCACGGTCTGCACAGTTTTACCCTGCTGGAACCTGTCGCCAGTGGTGATATCGCCAAGGTCCTGCGCCATGCTCTGGCCGAGCAGCCCGTCCCTCTGGCGGTGAGCCGCTGA
- a CDS encoding aromatic ring-hydroxylating dioxygenase subunit alpha, translating to MASTLDHPRSDNAIFAAMEPHDCGSFANNTTPLIRNCWYAAARVGEINRKPLARTFLGVDVVLYRTEAGEPVAMRNRCPHRSFPLARGKLVGDRLVCGYHGMEFGADGACTHLPAMGHAPATASVRTFPIVDRGPLAWIWMGAPDLADEVLIPDTPWLSDPTWGTVSGDFHILCDYVAMHENLIDQTHFPFLHPDTVGTPDYARSTLTASTENGQVVIRRELRDAPPPGVYGKPANIMHKRVTRSSEARFASPALHTAYARVAVPDPDPGEPSLYRYNITHVFTPETNNSIHYWWFNSRDYRPEDPAIDRFMLEAHTQAYSEDVEALQWINAVVRTDGEEQFDLSFAPDKPGLMARRIMYRLAMSEQD from the coding sequence ATGGCTTCCACGCTCGATCATCCCCGCAGCGACAATGCCATCTTCGCGGCCATGGAGCCCCATGATTGCGGCAGCTTCGCCAACAACACCACGCCGCTGATCCGCAACTGCTGGTATGCGGCGGCGCGTGTGGGCGAGATCAACCGCAAGCCGCTCGCGCGCACATTCCTCGGCGTGGATGTGGTGCTCTATCGCACCGAGGCGGGCGAGCCGGTCGCCATGCGCAACCGCTGCCCGCATCGCTCTTTCCCGCTGGCGCGCGGAAAGCTGGTGGGTGACAGGCTGGTCTGCGGCTATCACGGCATGGAATTCGGCGCGGATGGTGCCTGCACCCATCTGCCCGCCATGGGCCATGCGCCTGCTACGGCTTCGGTCCGCACCTTTCCCATCGTCGATCGCGGGCCACTGGCCTGGATCTGGATGGGCGCGCCCGATCTGGCCGATGAGGTGCTGATCCCCGACACCCCCTGGCTGAGCGATCCCACCTGGGGCACGGTCTCGGGCGATTTCCATATCCTGTGCGACTATGTCGCGATGCATGAAAATCTGATCGACCAGACCCATTTCCCCTTCCTGCATCCCGATACGGTGGGCACGCCGGACTATGCCCGCTCCACACTGACCGCCTCCACCGAGAATGGACAGGTGGTGATCCGCCGGGAGCTGCGCGATGCCCCGCCGCCGGGCGTCTATGGCAAGCCCGCCAACATCATGCACAAAAGAGTTACTCGCTCATCGGAGGCGCGTTTCGCCTCGCCCGCCCTGCACACCGCCTATGCCCGCGTGGCGGTGCCCGATCCCGATCCGGGCGAACCAAGCCTCTATCGCTACAACATCACCCATGTCTTCACGCCGGAGACCAACAATTCGATCCATTACTGGTGGTTCAACTCGCGCGATTACCGCCCTGAAGACCCTGCCATCGACCGCTTCATGCTCGAAGCCCACACGCAGGCCTATTCCGAGGATGTCGAGGCGCTGCAGTGGATCAACGCGGTGGTCCGTACCGATGGCGAGGAGCAGTTCGACCTCAGCTTCGCACCTGACAAGCCCGGGTTGATGGCCCGGCGGATCATGTACCGCCTGGCCATGTCGGAACAGGATTGA
- a CDS encoding PDR/VanB family oxidoreductase — protein sequence MPVPPRLGSIRIKAARFGSEARRKGEPMQDKYLDAVVLTRRTLTERITEFLIGAADGQALSLAEAGSHIELRFGGAGDRFLRHYSLIGPLTAGTVREPFWRIAVRREDRARGSHFIHRHLLPGTRLRVSRPINAFRLARRQPHTLLVAGGIGITPILAMARSLVTRQQAFSLLYVGVEKAQMAYVEELATMCGPSLTVAETSRQGVPDLKAVLAAQPADTTAYVCGPSGMIEDLIKAGAALNWVPERIRFEIFNTAHRPEDQPFEVRLKDGRIVRVGAGTTILDALEGAGVDTYADCRRGECGLCTTAVLSCDGALDHRDRICSGEDRAHQMTICCSRITGHLLNLDL from the coding sequence ATGCCTGTTCCGCCTCGGCTAGGCTCGATCCGGATCAAGGCAGCACGCTTCGGCTCGGAAGCACGCCGCAAGGGAGAGCCCATGCAGGACAAATATCTCGATGCGGTGGTGCTCACCCGTCGCACGCTGACAGAGCGCATCACCGAATTTCTGATCGGCGCTGCCGATGGCCAGGCCCTGTCGCTGGCCGAGGCTGGCAGCCATATCGAACTGCGCTTCGGCGGCGCGGGAGATCGCTTTCTGCGCCATTATTCGCTGATCGGCCCATTAACCGCGGGGACCGTGCGCGAACCTTTCTGGCGCATCGCTGTCCGGCGTGAGGACCGGGCGCGTGGGTCTCACTTTATCCATCGCCACCTCCTGCCCGGCACGCGGCTGCGCGTCTCACGCCCGATCAACGCCTTTCGTCTGGCGCGCCGTCAGCCGCACACGCTACTGGTGGCAGGCGGCATCGGGATCACACCAATCCTGGCGATGGCCCGCTCGCTGGTGACGCGGCAACAGGCCTTCTCATTGCTCTATGTCGGCGTGGAGAAGGCCCAGATGGCCTATGTTGAGGAGCTGGCGACGATGTGCGGGCCAAGCCTCACCGTGGCCGAAACCAGCAGGCAGGGCGTGCCGGATCTCAAGGCGGTTCTCGCCGCGCAACCGGCCGACACCACAGCCTATGTCTGCGGGCCATCCGGCATGATCGAGGACCTGATCAAAGCCGGTGCTGCGCTCAACTGGGTGCCCGAGCGCATCCGCTTCGAAATTTTCAACACCGCTCACCGCCCGGAAGACCAGCCTTTCGAGGTCCGCCTGAAGGATGGCCGCATTGTGCGCGTCGGAGCGGGCACCACCATCCTTGATGCGCTGGAAGGCGCCGGAGTGGACACCTATGCCGATTGCCGTCGCGGCGAATGCGGCCTGTGCACCACCGCCGTGCTGAGCTGCGACGGCGCGCTCGACCACCGCGACCGCATCTGCAGTGGCGAAGACCGCGCCCACCAGATGACCATCTGCTGCTCGCGCATCACCGGTCACCTGCTCAACCTCGATCTCTGA
- a CDS encoding LysR family transcriptional regulator has protein sequence MSGETQALLSLKQVRAVVAVAGNASLARASESLNISQSSLSRIIHDSEGTLGHGLFQRGWNGMEPTSAGAIVIQYCLRMAGAIAEAQDRLLAAGWRLRDLAYHLTWPMLEVVEAVRVTGNVSQAAAVLGMPQPNVSRVLAQMTATLGCHPFIRHAKGMAATPAAIILCDLREKLRAEALQLPAALAALSGMLVGRIAVGVLPFSEQDIVVETFATLLRDHPHIRLQAVTGSYGALSEALRRGEIDVMIGPLRGASLSAHLEERVLLEEVLTFIARLGHPLACGPVSLDDLVKEGLVVGPYGTPTRQFFETLLLERNLPPPARICEMVTFPLAERMVMESEAIGLLTYSPRKRFLAAQLLAIIEADLPESRRAIGLTTLKGKPFTAAQQVFMTAITGVLP, from the coding sequence ATGTCCGGCGAAACACAGGCTTTGCTGTCGCTCAAACAGGTCCGTGCGGTGGTGGCGGTGGCGGGAAATGCCAGTCTGGCGCGCGCCAGCGAAAGTCTGAACATCAGCCAGAGCAGCCTCTCGCGCATCATCCATGATTCAGAGGGCACGCTCGGCCATGGCCTGTTCCAGCGAGGATGGAACGGCATGGAGCCAACATCTGCCGGCGCCATCGTTATCCAATATTGTCTGCGCATGGCAGGCGCCATTGCCGAGGCGCAAGACCGTTTGCTGGCAGCGGGTTGGCGTCTGCGCGATCTGGCCTATCATCTGACATGGCCGATGCTGGAGGTGGTGGAGGCCGTCCGGGTGACGGGCAATGTCTCTCAGGCAGCGGCGGTGCTGGGCATGCCTCAGCCCAATGTCAGCCGGGTGCTGGCTCAAATGACGGCAACCCTGGGCTGCCATCCTTTCATCCGTCATGCCAAGGGCATGGCGGCAACGCCCGCCGCCATCATCCTGTGCGATCTGCGCGAAAAGTTGCGGGCCGAGGCGCTGCAGCTTCCCGCCGCTTTGGCTGCCTTGAGCGGCATGCTGGTGGGCCGCATCGCGGTGGGCGTTCTGCCCTTTTCCGAGCAGGACATTGTGGTTGAAACCTTCGCCACCTTGCTCCGCGATCATCCCCATATCCGGCTGCAGGCCGTCACCGGCAGCTATGGCGCCTTGAGCGAGGCCCTGCGGCGCGGCGAGATCGACGTTATGATCGGCCCGCTGCGTGGTGCTTCGCTGTCCGCCCATCTTGAGGAAAGGGTGCTGCTGGAGGAGGTGCTGACCTTTATCGCCCGGCTCGGCCATCCTCTGGCATGCGGGCCGGTTTCGCTGGACGATCTGGTCAAGGAAGGCCTTGTGGTGGGCCCCTATGGCACGCCCACACGCCAGTTTTTCGAAACCCTGCTGCTGGAGCGCAACCTGCCGCCGCCCGCGCGTATCTGCGAAATGGTGACCTTCCCGCTGGCCGAGCGCATGGTGATGGAAAGCGAAGCCATTGGCCTGCTCACCTATTCACCGCGCAAGCGTTTTTTGGCGGCTCAGCTGCTGGCGATCATCGAGGCGGATCTTCCCGAAAGCCGAAGGGCGATCGGGCTGACGACGCTGAAGGGCAAGCCTTTCACCGCCGCTCAGCAGGTGTTTATGACGGCGATCACCGGCGTGCTGCCGTGA
- a CDS encoding MFS transporter, which produces MPTANPALPASAMPEPQQATIDTPDIALPHQVAIFILLMVCEFLYGWAWNTVDVLRPFIRESLGLSLMQAGSTYSAQGAGALTGAVVIGQLADRYGRKRMFALLVAGYGAMLIAGTAVGSYPQLLAQRFLLGLFAGASFPVAVGIYCNLFRPTVRGRLAGILNACFSFSIVALGLAMGAVAPGQWHNLLWAGGVPPLVLSVVAYVMIPAGSRIDLASQRGDKLPVRELFAPDVRRQTLTLAAMTGLNFFGYAAFSGWLTTYLTGERHFSSALAGNLLAWQFAGNIAGGFFWGWAADRFGRRFNAVGFFIASAAIVAFLLAPSNVMLLRGLGLIYGATLCSSVIWGAWMAELYPPHLQSTAASIFNWGRIISFFSPLITASIAQQVGMPIAMSCAALAFTLAAFLWISQRETLAV; this is translated from the coding sequence ATGCCCACCGCCAACCCTGCCCTGCCCGCCTCCGCCATGCCCGAGCCCCAGCAGGCCACCATCGACACGCCGGACATCGCCCTGCCCCATCAGGTGGCGATCTTCATCCTGCTGATGGTCTGCGAGTTCCTCTATGGCTGGGCGTGGAACACGGTGGACGTGCTGCGCCCCTTTATCCGCGAGTCGCTGGGCCTCTCGCTGATGCAGGCGGGCTCGACCTATTCGGCGCAAGGCGCTGGCGCGCTGACCGGCGCAGTGGTGATCGGCCAGTTGGCCGACCGCTATGGCCGCAAACGGATGTTCGCGCTTCTGGTGGCAGGCTATGGCGCAATGCTGATCGCCGGAACAGCCGTGGGCAGCTATCCGCAATTGCTGGCGCAGCGCTTTCTGCTGGGGCTATTCGCCGGGGCCAGCTTTCCGGTCGCCGTGGGGATTTACTGCAACCTGTTCCGCCCCACTGTGCGCGGGCGACTGGCGGGCATTCTCAACGCCTGTTTCAGCTTCTCCATCGTGGCGCTGGGGTTGGCGATGGGGGCTGTCGCGCCGGGGCAGTGGCACAATCTGCTATGGGCGGGCGGTGTGCCGCCGCTGGTGCTCTCGGTGGTGGCCTATGTGATGATCCCGGCGGGCTCGCGCATCGATCTGGCCAGCCAGCGCGGCGACAAGCTGCCGGTGCGCGAATTGTTCGCCCCCGATGTGCGCCGCCAGACCCTGACGCTGGCGGCCATGACGGGCCTCAACTTCTTCGGCTATGCTGCCTTCAGCGGCTGGCTGACCACCTATCTTACCGGAGAACGGCATTTCTCCTCGGCCTTGGCAGGCAATCTGCTGGCGTGGCAATTTGCCGGGAACATCGCGGGCGGTTTCTTCTGGGGGTGGGCGGCGGACCGCTTCGGGCGGCGCTTCAATGCGGTGGGTTTCTTTATCGCCTCGGCGGCGATTGTGGCCTTTCTGCTGGCGCCGTCGAATGTGATGCTGTTGCGCGGGCTCGGGCTGATCTATGGCGCGACGCTCTGCTCCAGCGTGATCTGGGGCGCGTGGATGGCCGAGCTTTACCCGCCCCATCTGCAATCGACCGCCGCCTCGATCTTCAACTGGGGGCGGATCATCAGCTTCTTCTCGCCGCTGATCACCGCCAGCATCGCCCAACAGGTCGGCATGCCCATCGCCATGAGCTGCGCCGCGCTGGCCTTTACGCTGGCGGCCTTCCTGTGGATCAGCCAGCGCGAAACGCTGGCGGTCTGA